TAGTGAATTACGTTCATACGTCTGTAAATAAGTTATTCACAGTTCCCGATTCAGGCGACAATCGCGACAAATAGGTGCCTAACCGCGGACAACCCGGTGATAATCGCCTCGTTCGGAGTATAGTAATACTCGTAATACTGTTTTATGCAACAATTGGCATTACGAGTATTACTACTTGTAGACGTTCATAACGGACCCGGCGAGGGAGTCGACACAGTTACGTTCACGTTCGGGAACCGGATACAAACCAAACAGGGTCGATTGAAGGGGAACCTCCGCTGTCTCAATAGCGTTGCAGATCGCGTGGAAGCAATTCAGTCTCGAGGCGGACGCGTGTTCGAATAATTCAGATTTTGCTGATATCGACTTCACAGAGGGGGTAACAACACCCTTCGGCGACATGATCCATTTGAAAATACATACTCTTATATAATGGAAGTTGTATAGTAGCAAGTGTTGCGAAGCCATGACAAGAGAGAGCCCACTATCGAGACGGCAGTATATTCAGATCGCAGGTGCAACTGGTGCAGTGGCACTAGCCGGCTGTGCAGAAGATGAAGATCCTGAAGATCTCGACGACGATTCGGACGCCGGCAACGGCGGCTCCGACGACGTCGATGAAGAACTCGAGATCGTCCACTGGTGGACGGCCGGGAGCGAAGAGGAGGCCTTCAACGCGCTCGTCGAAGGCTTCGAGGAGGAATACGACGAATACGGTGTCGAGGACAACCCGGCACCCGGTGGCGCAGGAGCAGCAATCGACGCCGAGATACAGACTCGTGTGCTCGATCAGGACCCGCCAGGAACCTTCCAGATCTGGCCCGGCGAGGCACTGCGTGACTATCTCGACGCAGACACCCTCGAGCCGGTTGCGGACTACTGGGACGACGAGGACGCCTACGTCGACGGTGTCCTCGATGCTGCCGCACCTGACGGCGACCTCGTCATCGCGCCGATCAACATCCACCGCCTGAACAACGTCTTCTACAACACCGAAGTTCTGGACGACGCAGGCGTCGATCCAGACGACCTCGAGAGTCCCGAGGACCTCCTCGAGGCGTTCGAAGCGGTTGACGACGCGGGCTACGTCGGACTGGCACAGCAGACCCAGGAGCCGTGGGGCGCACTGCAGTTCTGGGAGATGGTCTTCATCGGCCAGCACGGCGTCGACGCCTACGAGCAGTTCCTCGACGGCGAGGCAGCCGAGCTCGAGGCCGAAATCGAAGAGTCCCTCGAGTTCGTCGAAGCGGTCAGCGAGTACCACAACGAAGACGCAGGGACCGTTGCGTGGGACGAAGCGAACAACGATGTCATCACTGGCGATGCCGCGTTCCACCACAACGGTGACTGGGCGGCCGGCGAGTACCAGGGTGCCGACGACTTCGAGTACGGCGACGACTGGGACTACATGGTCTTCCCAGGTACTGAGGGCATGTATGCGATGGTGATGGACGGCTTCGTCTACCCATCGAACAATCCAACGCCGGATGCGACGGAGGCGTTCATTAGTTACTGTACGACGACGGACGCCCAAGAGCGCTTTAACCCGCACAAGGGATCGATCCCGCCGCGGACTGACGTCCCGACGGACGACTTCCCACCGTTCCTGCAGGATCAGATGGATGACTTCGAATCGTCCGACCAGCAGACAGTCTCAATCTCCCACGGGAGCGGATTGAATCCGGCACAGGCCAGCGAAGTCGAGGAGGCGTTCGCGGTCTTTACGGATAACTGGGACGTCGACGAGACGACGCAGGAACTGGTCAACATCTTCTAACCCAGTACAGTTCCATGGGTTTTGATATTGATCGACTTCGTTCTCGTCTTACTCGCCGCGACTCCGATAGCGGAGCAGATGACGAGATTCGGACCGACGGCGGGAGCGAAGCACCGACCGGCGGCGGGACGTTCACACGATTGAAACACAGCGATGCGGTCCAGGCGCTCCCGTTCTGGCTCCCACCGGCGCTGTTGATGGGCCTGTTCGTCTACGGTGCAGCCAGCTGGAATCTACTTATTTCACTCACTGACTGGAGCGGCCTCCTGCAACCGGAGTATACGAATCTCAACCTCGAGATGTATACCCGGATGCTGAGTGATGCATCGTTTATTGCGGCCTTCCGAAATACGATTGTCCTGTTGGTTGCGTTTACGGTGATCTCGCTTGCGGCCGGACTCGTCCTTGCGATTCTCGTCGATCAGAACATTCGATTCGAGAACACGTTCCGGACAATCTATCTGCTGCCGATGGCCCTCTCGTTCGTCGTGACGGCGATTTTCTGGTCGTGGATGTACAATCCCTCGACCGGGACGATCAACGTCGTGTTGAGTACAATCGGGCTTGATGCCTTCACGATGGACTGGCTCGGTGACACCCGAACGAGGTTAGCAGCGATTATCTTTGCGCTTACCTGGCAGTTCAGCGGCTACGCGATGGTCGTCTATCTTGCGGGCTTGCGTGCGATTCCGGACTCGCACTACGAAGCCGCGAAAGTCGATGGTGCGAGTTCGTTCAAGATGTACTGGCGAGTGATCGTCCCACAACTCAGTGCAGCGACGACCTCCGCAGCCGTCGTTCTGATGGTGTTCGGACTGAAGGCGTTCGACTTCATCTACGTGATGTTTGGCGACAACCCCGGCCGATCCGCCGACATCCTCGCAGTGATGATGTTCCGTGTCGCCTTCTCTCGATCCCAGTGGGCATACGGCGCTGCTGTTGCGACCGTCCTCTTCCTGATGGCGCTTGCAGTGGTCGCACCGTATCTCTACATGCAGTACAAGCGAGGTGATCTGTGATGACGAACTCGACGATTCTTCCATCTGACGACTCGAGACGAATCGACCACCCACAGCCTCGAGACCTGGGAGGTGAGCAATAGATGGCGACAGCAGACGGGACGGACCAAAGCGGTCTCGCTGCCTACCGTGAAGAGGTAGACGCCCAGCGCGCTGCGCTGTATGCCGTCCTCGGCGGCTTGATCCTGTTTTACCTCTCGCCGCTGTGGGGCGGGCTGACAACAGCGTTCAAGACTCAAGCCGGGTTCGTCAATACGACGCCAATCGTGCCGCCGACGCCCGAATGGTTCACGCTCGAGGCGTGGGAACTCGCGTTCGCGACGATGCAGGGTGGTCTGATCAACAGCGTCATGTTTGTCGTTCCGGCGACGGTTCTGTCCGCTGTGTTCGGCAGTCTCGCTGCCTACGGGCTCACGAAACTCTCCTGGCGCGGCCAAGTTGGGATTCTCGTGATCTTCCTCGCGGGCGTCTTCTTGCCCTACCAGTCCGTACTGGTGCCGCTGCGCCAGTTCTGGTCGGCCGTCGATTTGGCAGGCCTGCTCGCGTTCGCGCCGTTCCTCGCAGAACGGGCTGACCTGCTTGAGTTGACGATCACGCACACGGCCTACGGGATTCCGATCTGTACGATCCTGTTCCGGTCGTACTACAAGACGATGGACGACGACATGATCGAAGCCGCGAAGATCGACGGTGCGAACGCGCTTCGGATCTACCGGCGGATCGTCTTCCCGCTGTCGCTGCCGATGTTCGCCGTGGCGCTGATCTACCAGTTTACGCAGGTCTGGAACGACCTGCTGTTCGCGCTGGTGCTCATCACGTCGCGTTCGAACTACGTGGTCACACAATCGTTGAACGAATTGCAGGGAGCGATGGCCCAGGACTACAATCTCCAGATGGCCGGTGCGTTCATCGCTGCGCTCCCAACGATCATCATCTACGTCGTCTTCGGACGACAGTTCGCGAAAGGAATTACTGGTGCATCATGATGCGAACCGAACTCACTCACGAACACGAACTCACGCAGAGGCGATACACACATGGCTGAACTCACACTCGACAACGTCACGAAGCACTTCGACGACGGCGGCGACGTCATCACCGCCGTCGACAACGTATCGGTCGACATCGAGGACGGCGAATTCCTCGTCCTGGTCGGCCCCTCCGGTTGTGGGAAATCAACCACACTGCGAATGATCGCCGGCCTCGAGACGATTTCGGACGGCCAGATCGCAATCGGGAACGATGTCGTCAACAACGTGCCCGCACAGCAACGGGACATCGCGATGGTGTTCCAGAGCTACGCGCTGTACCCGCACATGACTGTCCGGGAGAACATGCGCTTCGGGCTCGAGGAGTCGACAACCATGTCGACAGACGAGATGAACGCCCGTGTCGAAGAGGCGGCCGAAACACTCGAGATTTCCGAGTTACTCGAGCGCAAACCCGGTGAGCTTTCGGGCGGCCAGCAACAGCGCGTTGCACTCGGCCGGGCAATCGTCCGCGATCCCTCGGTGTTCCTCATGGACGAACCACTCTCGAACCTCGACGCGAAGCTTCGCTCGGGGATGCGCATGGAACTCCAGCGGCTGCAGGAGGATCTCGACGTCACGACCGTCTACGTCACTCATGACCAGACCGAAGCGATGACGATGGGCGACCGCATCGCCATCCTAGACGCCGGTGAACTCCAGCAGGTTGCGACCCCACTCGAGTGTTATCACCGCCCACGAAACCTGTTCGTCGCCGGCTTCATCGGCGAGCCATCGATGAACTTCTTCGACGTGACACTCGAGGGCAATCGCCTCGTTGGCGACAACTTCGACTTCGAGTACCCGCTCTCACAGTCGATTCAAGACGACCTCGAGGGAACTACGGAACTGGTGTTTGGAATCCGTCCCGAAGATATCGAACTCGTCGATTCGAAGACCGGAGAGCACGTGTTCCCCGGCGTCGTCGACGTCGTCGAGCCGATGGGCAACGAAAACAATCTGCTCGTTCGGTTCCCGACTGAAGACGGAGACGGTGCGACTGAGCAGACGTTCAACGCAATTGCGGATGGAATGCGCCACCTCGAGGAAGGCGGGCAGTACGATGTCGAGTTCCCCGAGTCGGCGATCCACCTGTTCGACCGGGCGACCGGCGAGGCACTCCACAACCGCACGATTGAGCAAGAAGCGGAGTTGCTCGGCACCCGTATCTGAGCTGAGACTCGTTCCCGCTTCCGCTCCGAGCGAACACTCTGCTGGCACGTCCACACCACACAAGGTTAAGACATCGGGGTCACAATGCGTGGCTATGTGGGAGGCGCTCAGGTATCCGTTTCGTGGCGACCACGCCGAGAAGGCACTCCTGTCGGCGTGGCTCTGCGTCCTCGTTCATGCACTCATTCTCCCAGTTCTCGCACTCGTCCCCCTTCTCGGCTACGCGATTCGCGTCCTTGCGACCGGAGAGGACGACACGCCACCGCCGTTTCTCGAGCGAACCGTCCTCAGACAGAGCCTTGGCGGACTGGCGTTGACCGCTGTCTACGCCGTCGTACCGCTTGTGACAACGATTGTGGTGATCTCTCTCTTCGTCGCCGACGGTGAGCCACCGGCGGAGGCCGACGCGATCTTCTTTCTCTTTGGCTCGACAGCAACGCTGATCGTCCTCGCTATTTTCGCATACGTCCTGCCGATTGGACTCGCCAACTACGGGCGCGAACGCACGCTTCGAGCCGGCGTAACGAATCTGACGAGCGTCGCGGGCAACGCCATCTACTTCGTTGGCTGGGCATCGGGTACGATGCTCTTTCTCGTCGGAGTTTCCATCTCGAGTGTGTTGATCGATGCCGGGTCCGTCTTTACTGTCCTCGGCTCGTTCGTTGGTGCCTACGCTGTCATCGTCTCGAGTCGTCGTATCGGGCGCAGTTACGCTGATTCCCAATCACAGTAGTTGGGACGCTGATTCCAGAACGAATCACGGCTCGTCGATTGGGAATGGGACGATATACTCAATGTACTCTCTGTTGGAGAGTTTCGCAACATCACAGTTGTCTATCGGCGCGTCTCTGGGGGTTGAATAGCTTTGAGAGCCTTCAGAATGGATCGCGTCAACTCCGAAGATACGCTCTAACGCTTCTCGCTCGTCGTCCTCGATATCCGCTTGATATCCGATTCCGACGTTGATTCCGTCATCTTCCGGTAGGTGAGGATCATCCCCTGTCGGATCATTGTATTGGCTGTCATCAAGTGGTGCATTGATCTTCTCATCGTTTAACTCATAGTCACATGCTGAAAAGTCGTATCCTCCGGACAGATCTGTTGATTCACTCCCTTCTTCCGTATCGGTTTCTCCACCGTTGGTGTTGGTTCCCTCATCATCTCCCCTCGTACATCCTGAGAGACCACCGACCACAGAGACGCTATAGTAACAATTGAAACTGTTTACACACCAATCGCATAGCCCTCGTGCGATTGGGTGTGCACTGACTTTCAATGGCTACTATAGCCAGAGCGAGCAATGTTCGCCGATTCATGTTAGCCAAACATCCATACTGGAACAAATGTTTTCTGCTTGTTTCTGTTCGTAGTTGAATTGAGGATTACTGGTTCGTGCTGCAGAGAATAGTCGATCTCATCAATATAGTTTCTCACTACCAGTATTGTTCGATCCATACACGATAGGTGATGGAGAGGTATTACCCATAGTTGATTTATTCCGATATATTATTTTCAATGTTCGTTACTAACTTCGTTAGAAAACCATTTTCGGATAATAATCGCTCTACATTGTCCGGTACTGTATTCTTATTGGAAATGGGGTCTCGCTTCTGGGCTCACTCGTCTATAACTGGATTTTATTGTCTGCTATCAGATATACAGACTCATTTCGTTCATAGGACATTATATTGAGTATTGTTTAATATTCCCATTAATATACACAACTATATCGATTACATTGGCAAAATATGTCTGAATGACATAGTGACGTACCCAACCCAAAATCCACGATGATAAGT
The nucleotide sequence above comes from Natronolimnobius baerhuensis. Encoded proteins:
- a CDS encoding ABC transporter substrate-binding protein, whose product is MTRESPLSRRQYIQIAGATGAVALAGCAEDEDPEDLDDDSDAGNGGSDDVDEELEIVHWWTAGSEEEAFNALVEGFEEEYDEYGVEDNPAPGGAGAAIDAEIQTRVLDQDPPGTFQIWPGEALRDYLDADTLEPVADYWDDEDAYVDGVLDAAAPDGDLVIAPINIHRLNNVFYNTEVLDDAGVDPDDLESPEDLLEAFEAVDDAGYVGLAQQTQEPWGALQFWEMVFIGQHGVDAYEQFLDGEAAELEAEIEESLEFVEAVSEYHNEDAGTVAWDEANNDVITGDAAFHHNGDWAAGEYQGADDFEYGDDWDYMVFPGTEGMYAMVMDGFVYPSNNPTPDATEAFISYCTTTDAQERFNPHKGSIPPRTDVPTDDFPPFLQDQMDDFESSDQQTVSISHGSGLNPAQASEVEEAFAVFTDNWDVDETTQELVNIF
- a CDS encoding carbohydrate ABC transporter permease codes for the protein MDRLRSRLTRRDSDSGADDEIRTDGGSEAPTGGGTFTRLKHSDAVQALPFWLPPALLMGLFVYGAASWNLLISLTDWSGLLQPEYTNLNLEMYTRMLSDASFIAAFRNTIVLLVAFTVISLAAGLVLAILVDQNIRFENTFRTIYLLPMALSFVVTAIFWSWMYNPSTGTINVVLSTIGLDAFTMDWLGDTRTRLAAIIFALTWQFSGYAMVVYLAGLRAIPDSHYEAAKVDGASSFKMYWRVIVPQLSAATTSAAVVLMVFGLKAFDFIYVMFGDNPGRSADILAVMMFRVAFSRSQWAYGAAVATVLFLMALAVVAPYLYMQYKRGDL
- a CDS encoding carbohydrate ABC transporter permease; its protein translation is MATADGTDQSGLAAYREEVDAQRAALYAVLGGLILFYLSPLWGGLTTAFKTQAGFVNTTPIVPPTPEWFTLEAWELAFATMQGGLINSVMFVVPATVLSAVFGSLAAYGLTKLSWRGQVGILVIFLAGVFLPYQSVLVPLRQFWSAVDLAGLLAFAPFLAERADLLELTITHTAYGIPICTILFRSYYKTMDDDMIEAAKIDGANALRIYRRIVFPLSLPMFAVALIYQFTQVWNDLLFALVLITSRSNYVVTQSLNELQGAMAQDYNLQMAGAFIAALPTIIIYVVFGRQFAKGITGAS
- a CDS encoding ABC transporter ATP-binding protein, yielding MAELTLDNVTKHFDDGGDVITAVDNVSVDIEDGEFLVLVGPSGCGKSTTLRMIAGLETISDGQIAIGNDVVNNVPAQQRDIAMVFQSYALYPHMTVRENMRFGLEESTTMSTDEMNARVEEAAETLEISELLERKPGELSGGQQQRVALGRAIVRDPSVFLMDEPLSNLDAKLRSGMRMELQRLQEDLDVTTVYVTHDQTEAMTMGDRIAILDAGELQQVATPLECYHRPRNLFVAGFIGEPSMNFFDVTLEGNRLVGDNFDFEYPLSQSIQDDLEGTTELVFGIRPEDIELVDSKTGEHVFPGVVDVVEPMGNENNLLVRFPTEDGDGATEQTFNAIADGMRHLEEGGQYDVEFPESAIHLFDRATGEALHNRTIEQEAELLGTRI
- a CDS encoding DUF4013 domain-containing protein — encoded protein: MWEALRYPFRGDHAEKALLSAWLCVLVHALILPVLALVPLLGYAIRVLATGEDDTPPPFLERTVLRQSLGGLALTAVYAVVPLVTTIVVISLFVADGEPPAEADAIFFLFGSTATLIVLAIFAYVLPIGLANYGRERTLRAGVTNLTSVAGNAIYFVGWASGTMLFLVGVSISSVLIDAGSVFTVLGSFVGAYAVIVSSRRIGRSYADSQSQ